The Lycium ferocissimum isolate CSIRO_LF1 chromosome 8, AGI_CSIRO_Lferr_CH_V1, whole genome shotgun sequence DNA segment caaaggtGATATGCTACTTTCTTCCAAGTCTATGCTGATTTTACGAGAGGATTATATCAAGGATATGTTCATACACAAACTTTTAGCCTGCCATAAATGAACCAATAAAATGGAAGAAGACAGTGTTAGTATTATCCTGGGACCATACATGCTGTCAGAAGTAATCTAATgattgtttttttcttctttttttgtgtgttctcctttttttttcgaatAAGTTTTTTTGTGTGTTCTCCTTATCAGCGAGTTAGCATGTTTTTTCTAGTAACATTTACCAATGTTTTgcatttctttttcttacttgCTATGTTAATGTGCGTTCATGGCACATAAACTGAGCATTTTTCTTTGCATACTGGAAGTTACTTACAAGACcctgttttgtttttttgtttttggggaTTCCGTTGAAAACCAGACCTGTCCTCTGTTGCTTCGTGTTTTCACTAAGGTATGTACTCCAGATGAACTTTCTATCATTTGCTTTTTTGTACTttgatttatgttttgatagaaggcaagttataaatgtttttcaagaaGTTCTGTAGTTTCttgcttttttctttaaaattcatGGAATAACTGTTTGAGGAAGACAAAGATCTATCAGATGTAGCCCTTACATTTTACCAGCTTTGGAATTTCTGAAAGTAGTTGAAGTTATCTGTAAGATTTTGCTTTTCGTGTCGTGTTCCCCTTTAAAAATGTATATGCTTGTGTATGCTTCACTAATTAATGTTAAAAAGTGGCCTTGCGAGCATATTTTTGGTTTCACCCACTTGTAAGGCAAGTATGAAACAAAAAGTTACATTGCTTTATGGTAGATCAATGATACACTCAGCGGATGGTATACTTTGGAACTTTCAGGTTGGTGGTCATCACAATGACAATGAATTTGCTGTGAGAGGCAAGGAACCCAAAGATGAGGTCCAAATCTATACATGGATGGATGCTACCCTGCGTGAACTAACTGATCTGGTATGAAGAAAGTAACACACAGAATATATTTTATAACTGACCTCTCCAATTTAGTTGTTTTCTCGCTCCCTCAATGTGTATTTACTCACTATCTGCCTGCATGCATAAAGCATTTCTAGATGTTAGGAGATTGTTGCAATTTTTGTAATGTGCCTTATCCTTGACTTGTATGACTAAATGTCTGGGAGATGAGCTGTTGGACCTTTTGAGTGGGGAGTCTTCTTCCATATTGTTCAGTTCACATATAAAAACATCATTGAAACAAGGTGCAGTAGATGTTCTTTGTTATTGACAGGTTCTGTCAGTACTTGGCCTCTCTTATGGTTATATGTGAACCAACTAATCAGAATTTACTACTCCTTATTTGGGAGGACTtgtttgaaggaagtagtagtTCTATTCGGAAAATCAAGTTAGACTgcctttttttacttttcctttctgGTGCAAAGAAAAACTCATACAAGATGTAGATTCCCTGTTAGACATTATTGAATCCTtggaagaagaacaagaatttaTACTTTTGCTTGTTTTGAACTTGTAATATGGCTTCCAGCACAGTCGTTGTACTGAAGATTTATAATATTGTTACCttcctcaaaaataaaaataaaagaacctTACTTTGGCCTACCTAAATGCCAGGAAAAAGCGGCAGTGTAAGTAATCAAATTCATCTTCAATTCTGTAGCACAATTTGTAGGCCATTGGCTTGGGGGACCATGCCAGTATAGCTGTTCTATagcttttttcactttttctttatATACCAGTATATTTGCATGCTGAAACATTTAGGTTCTATCTGGTTTATCTACTTACTGTGACTGTTTCAGGTTAAAGAGGTAGCTCCAGAAGCAAGACGAAGAGACGCAACTTTGTCTTTTGCTTTTGTGTATCCTGATAAAAGGGGGCGATTTGTCGTCAGAGAGGTCTCTCTTACTTCTTTCTCTATATGCATGTTATTACATAAACTTGGTGTCTTTTTTTTAGTTATCTTGTGACTCTTTCAATGGTTGATGATACATGTCATATTGAGTGCGTATCTACCACATTCATAGTTCATGCAAGATGTCAATTTCATATTCACATGTTCGATAAGACTATTTTTGCACTAGAATAAAGGATTATTGCTGTGACAGACAACTAAAACTTCCAGAACATATCATTGCTAAATCGTTCGATATTTCAATTGACCTCTATAAACATGATATCACGTGTTGCCATTACCTCTTTTAAAGTTTGTTCATCCTGCATGTTCAATTTGATTAAGTTCTTCATCATGTCCAACTGACTTTTCGGTCTTGTACAGTCTAATTTAATTGTCACTGtgtgcaaaattttcaaaagtttaGGCTATCTGTGGCTCTGGTATTAAGAGGACTGTTTAAGAGTTGTCTTTTCTCACTTTCCTTCTGTTATTGCTTTAAACTTTAGTTATCCCTGGTTTTATCCAACCAGATTGTAGTCTTATGTGTTGGGCATActtgaaataattaaaaaatgtccCACAAGCATTTTCAAATATGCGTCGACGGGTATATGGTGTGTATATGAAGATTTGATGGCCATCTTTAAGCCCCGTTGTTGTATATTATTGTGCATATTCCTCTCGAATTATCTTGTGAGAGCTACTGCCTCTGTCAGTGACCTTTATCTTCTCATTTGTCTGCCTTCCCTCTTTTCTAGGATATTCTGTTCATTGGCATCTTCTGTGACTGTTGAAACTATCATCGGAAGCACATTTATTTTGTCAACTTTCCGTTAATGTGCACATATGGTATGGATGGAATTCAAGGAAAACAAAAATGTCTTTGGTGCATTGAAAATGCTATCAATGTGACTAGAGGATTGTATTAGGGTAAAGAAAACATATATTGCACCATCTAAACCAAACTTCTTGTAGAATATAGTTCCAGAAAGATGATGAAACTAGAGAGTTGAAACTGAGCTGTGACTGATGAAACTAGAGAGTTGAAACTGAGCTGTGACTGATGAAACTAGAGAGTTGAAAATGCTGACAATCAAACTTGAGATGATTCGCTTTCGTCTTTATTCTTCTGCCTTATTAATGAGCCAAATTGCTCAAGTAGGGTTTGGTCAAATGTTGTTCTTTAATGCTCTTGTGGTCCATAAATGCTATGTGTTGTAGTTTGATAATGGTTAAATTTCAATTCCCCATCGTTACAGAATAAAAGGAAACTAGGAAGTTATGAGATTTGAAAAAAGTGAGTTAATTATAGTATTTCCATCCTTAGGTTTCTAGGGTGGCAATGTTTCATCAAATTTTACTGTTAGAATGTTATTATTGTGTGAGAAATCTGGGATTGCCATTTCCATTTTTTGATGTAAAATTTCTTGttatgatattttcaagcaaCAGTGATCTTATAGAATTTATTCTCTGTGACGTGAAGGTGGGGAGAACGTTTTCTTATCCCAATATGAGGCGACCAGATAGTGGCAGCAAATCGTTGAGTGAACTTAAATTTCAGGTAACACTCTGTTCATATCTGATCGTTAACGTCATCCTTATTGGAATTTGGTATTAACTTGTTTTTTGGTCACTGCAGATAGGAGATTACTTGGATGTGGCAATCCTGTTCCAGTGAGCTGTTATGGCACCCGAGTTGGGAATTAGAATTATGCAGAGACCTGTACTATGtgtttcttcttcacttctacatatcTGTAGTTTTCTAGAGAAGCTGACCTAACGTTCATTTTTGCTGTAAATTTGAGATTGCCTCTAGAGTGCTCTATGACTGAATCTGTTATATTACGTTCGTATCATAGGTAATGAATTTAACTGCACTCTCAGAGCCTACTCCATTGTTACGAATTGTCAACACTTGTCCTTTTCTTTGTTAAACTCTGCTTGCAATTATCTTTTTAGCTCATGTTCCTACTTTGAATATACATAATATGCATGATCGGTACATTTTTTATAGATGTTGGTGGCTGGACAAGAAGTAGATAGATAATATCACTTTTGGCTTTTTGTTTGAGTAGAAGCGGACTCTGCAATATACTAATTTATTAGATAAAAAAGCTAGTCAGCGAGGATAATTCTATAGATTATGCTTATTTACTTTAATGTTTCGTTGGTATCGCAGCTTAATTCCCGTTCTTGGGAGCTTTAGTATGTACCTTAAACTTGGATTATGATGTTCAAGACGGCAGTACACGAAATAGTTTGTAAACTTTTTTTGACAAGAAATAGTTTGTAAAATTTAGATTGAATCCTGAGGATTATACTGTGGATTGATATGGAGTAAAATGATTTCCATGGGAAGTGTtgtaattttagaaaataatactaaTTGTTTTCAATCATATTCAATGTTTGTTTAAGTTTAAGCGTAGTTCTGTTCTAATTTTATataacatatttttatttgGGGCGTTTCAAAATGTTTATCATGTCATGCGTATACAGATGTTACAATTTTAATCATTTAAATTTCGAGCACATCATCTAAGTCATAACTATCGTGTAAACTGAAATGAAAAAAGTATAGATATGAGAGTTTTGATAATGTTTTGGTAGTAGATCTATGTTGACTAGTGGTTAAGATAGTAATAAAATGAGTTATAGAGATATTACCAGTTGTAGACCATGTGAGGGAAGTTTGCCAGTGCAATGACTTAGTTCATACTTTGTGCAACGAGCTGGGAAGAGTCGTGCTGACGGTCATCTACCTTCTATGATCTGAATCCATCTCGTGTAGCGGTTTTTCATTTTACTATTTTCCCAATAGGCGTTTTTATACGTTAATGAAACAGAGAAATTAGAGGAGAGAGCAAATAGAAAGGAAATGACCATCAAGGATTATGATAGGATGGATAAGATCCCTTTATTTTTAACTAGAAGTTTTGGATTCAAGCTCTGCGAATAGAAAATTTTTGGTATGGcgcactttcccttttaatagGCTTTATCCTATACGAATCCGaattaatcaaaattttaaagcGAATATTAAACATATTTGTGAAAaactgaaggaaaaaaaaaaagataaaagaaagaaaacttcgtgagaagataaaagaaagaaaactttgTGAGAAGCCAACGGTATTAGGAATCATGTAGGGAATCTGATCCAACATGATTATGCAATAAGTGGGAATAAAACGTTACCAGGTTCTTGCGAGTACACTAATTGCACCATAGCTATCTTAACTATGCTCCCGGGTATCGGCTACAACCCTGAACAATGTAGTaaccatttttttgtgcggattgcccttcaaaggcactggtctctaatttttgcctctcaaattgctgtttttttatattttatttttgcccttcgcctaatacctaCGAGATTTGGGGTCGAACTCCgtcattaaaataaaaaaaaatcgcacaAAGTTTTGTAAAAATTAGTCCTACGCATTTAGaccttttttttacaaaattttttttttttttttttttttttttagccttattgcaaacctctaccttaaggtagagttttgccttatgcccgaaggcaaaactctacatTAAGTAGAGCATGCAGTCAAACTCCGTCTgatcaggtagagtttgaattttttttttttcttttgggcaaaactctaccttaaatagagtttgcagtcaaactctgccttaaggtaaagTTTGAAACCTGAAAGTAGATCAGGCAAAActatgccttgcgatttttttttaaatttttaactgaGCAGGAGTTCGAATCTGAAACCAAATGATTTTTagcgaaagacaaaaattaaataccaccccgaataagggcaatcgtgcaaattgccccaaTGTAATTGAGCATTAttgccttttccttttttttctctagaaAACACTTATAAGACctcaaaacattaaaaaaaaaaatactatatgaacctattttcttattagtccgtgaaaaaaaaaatgacctttatgcaatgatttataaccacataaaatatgtgtgactcatttaataccacaagtttaaaaatcttttgtactttcttaaactccgcgCTTattcaaatgggttcacataaattgaaacagagggagtataatgattaaaaaaaaaaaagcatcatTTTTTTGCGAGTTTCCTAGCTGAACTATTAGGTGTTTGAGGTTTCTAGCTGAACTATTACAAACAATTTATCAAAACTCGCCTCAAAACTGACTAGACCAAGTGTTTGAATACCATCGCAAACAACTTAGTTTGCCCACAAAAATTTCGTCCACATGACAGCTGACTCATTAATtgcgaggtgtgttttgataaatagttagtgatagttcaggtagaaaaatcacaaaaaagtgatacttcagttgttttttttaaccattatctcttttttttctactttacttttcaaattaattcatttaattctccatgtattttttttttatcactatctcttctttttttacttttcaaattaattcctttagTTATCCGCATGGAGTGCCTTTGGAaccatttttaaacaaaaagataGTGTACACCATGCATCATCATATGTTAGTCGATGTGTATTTTGATATATAGTTGGCGATAGTTCAGGTAAGCGCAAACACAAACACTTAATAATTTAGGTACGAAACGCACAAAAAAGTAATACTTCAAGTGTATTTTTGAATCATGAAATAGTAGAGTTCCAAgtcgacaaaaaaaaaaaaaaaaactttttactAATTCAAAACTGGAGAAAGTAAAGGTTTCTTGGAGAAGAAAGCTTGAACATTCCCCGACATGAGTTCATATAAATCTCTAAACGACTCCTCAGTATGCATAGCAAAATGTGGTGACAGTACAACATTATCTAATCGAAGGAGCTCTTAAAAAACATTAGGCTCGTTCTCGAAAACATCCAAGCCAGCACCTACAATTTCTCCCTGTATCAAACATTGCACCAACTCCTTCTCGTCAATTATGGCTCCTCGTGTTATATTAATGATTATTACTTGTTTTCCTAGTGCTAGTAAAACCTCCTTATTGATAAAGTGACGAGTTTCGCCTGTCAATTCACAGCAAATGACGAGGACATCGCATTTTCTTGAAGTAGAGCTACTGGTAGATCTTGTTTTGGTTGTGGGTTAAAGTGCGGGGCAATTTGCACATTACCCttattcggggtggtctttaatttttccccctCAAATTGCTCGTTGCCCTCCGCCTAAAATATccgaggttttgggttcaatttcggtcagtaaaaaaaaaaaaaacgcaaggcAAAATTTCGTAAAGAAAagtaggcctattcgggcagtTAAGACCTAACTTTTGTAGTTTGtaaaatttcgcaaggcaaaagAATTTTCACAAAGCCTTGTCttgttgtgatttttttttttttttttttttttactgagcgaaGTTCAAACCTAGAACTTCGGTTTAAGCaaatgataaaaattaaagatcatcgtctttgaaggacaatccgtgcaaaaaaaatgtaaaggaGTAACGGGTTTAGAGGACTAATAAAACAAGAGCAAAAAGCACAAGGCTTTTCTCTGAAAGTTAACTTTTGTTGTAGCTTAATTAATACTATTTAATTCTGCTGTACAGAGATGTTTGTTCATCTGAAAGAATCTGAAATGTTGCGTTGGAAAATCTTCaagaaaataatcttttttattttttttatttttttattcttctgAACAACTCAAACAAACGCTTAGGGTGTGTCAGCCTGCAGGCAACTGCTATAGTAGACGCGCCTACCATGACCAGTTGTGTAATTGTGTTCAATATGAAGGATAATGTTTGTcatggaaattatttttcacaaaaaataagtattttcttacttttttttttttgcgtttggtacaacaacatacccagtgaaatcccacaatgtggggtctggggagggtaaagtgtacgcagaccttacccctatctcggaagatagggaggctgtttccgaaataCCCTCGGCTCAGGAGAAAACACAATGAGAAAGGTTAGATAAGCACAAACAGTTCAAAGCAAAATGCAAATGAAACTAAAGAATGAATAAGTCAAAATAAAACAGTCTAAAAAAGGAAGCAGtagctaccacagataaataagataatcgaagtacaaaaaACAACATATAGTAGCAAGAAACAAAGGACAACAGACTATAGATCGAAACCGcaactacctactagccttctaccctaatctgagtcctccaaaacctcctatctaaggtcatgtcctcggtaagctgaacctgtgccatgtcctgtctcagcacctctccccaatactttttcggcctacccctacctcttctgaaatcatccatagctaacctctcacacctccgcattGGGGCATCTGTGCCTCTCCtcctcacatgcccaaaccatctcagcctcgcttccctcATCTTATCCTCCACTGATGCTACTCCAACCTTATCCCGGATATcatcattcctaatcctatctcgcctggtgtgcccacacatccatcgcaatattctcatttccgcaactttcatcttttggacgtGAGAGCTTTTGGCTGCCCAGCACTCTGCCCCGTACAACAAAGTCGGTCTTACAACCACTTTGTAGAAcctgcctttaagttttggtggcaccttcttatcacacagcaCTCCTGAAGCAAGCCTCTATTTCATCTATcttgcaccaatacgatgtgagaCATCATCATTAATATCCCCATtttcttgtataatagacccaagatatttgaaacttCCTTTATTTGGgatggcctgggtaccaagcctcacttcatGTGTCacgtcactgaacttgcactccatgtactctgtcttggtcctactcaacttgaaccctttagactcaagggtttgtctccaaacctccagcttagcATTCACTCCGCTGCGTGTCTCGTcaatcaagactatgtcatccgcaaataacatacaccatgacacctcaccttgaattcgCCGCGTCAGACAGTCCATCactaaggcaaataaaaatgggctaagagctgatccctggTGCAACCCCATCTCCACTGGGAAGTGTTCCGAGTCTCCTCCCACtgtccttaccctggtcttggctccctcatacatgtccttgatcgcccTAATGTACACTATAGGTACACCTCtggcctccaagcatctccataaaacctctcttggcactttgtcgtaagccttttctaggtcgatgaaaaCCATGTGCTGGTCCTTCTTCCTCTTactatactgctccaccagtctcctcacaagatggatggcttctgtagtcgagcgccccgacatgaatccgaactggttctctgaaatagacACGCCTCttctcaccctcatctccaccaccctttcccacactttcatagtgtggcttagcagcttgatcctctatagttgttgcaactttgaATATCACCCTTGTTCTTATACAAAGGAACCATCATACTCCACCTCCATTCCTCAGGCATCTTCGCCGTcttaaaaataacattaaacAATCCAATCAACCACTCCAAACCTGCCCTGCCCGCACTCTTCCAAAACTCCCCAGGGATCTCGTCAGGACCGGTAGCTCTTCCCCTGCGCATCCTGCGAACAACACCCTTAACCTCCTCcacctttatactcctacaataccCAAAATCGCGACGCCTCTCAGAgtactccaaatctcccaacacaatgtctctatCACCTTCCTCGTTCAAGAGTTTATGGAAGTATGACTGCCATCTTCGTCTAATGAGAGCTTCCTCCACCAATACTTTGCcatcctcgtccttgatgcatTTTACTCGATCCAGGTCCCGTGCCTTTCTCTTCCTTACCTTGGCTAGCTGAACAATTTCTTATCTCCATTCTAAAAGCATTTATTTATAATCTAGGTAAATACTACGGCAGGTGGAGTGTGGGGAGGTGGGGATGAGGGCTACGGGATTGGGATGAAGATTAGGTGTTGGAGGGTGTGGAAGGACGCATTCAATATAAAGCTTGTTTTTCCTAGAGAaaacatttttgaaaatttttaatCAATCGAACGGGTAGGCCCTTCTAGAATTACATTTAACGTCCCTTTATTACTTTCCCGATCAGCGCTTACTTCCAATGTGAAGAATATCAGAGAGCCAGGGGTGGAACCAGAAATCAGTGCTAGCTTCATTTCcaatccaccatttttagccCTTAATTATTAGTGGGGTTGCCTGAAAATAGAAATGATTTCACTCCAAGTCTTGACAATCAGGTTTGGAAGAAGCAAATCATAGGGACTTTCAGATAGTTTCTCCAAACTGAACACACCTTTCTTTTAGAACTCAAAAAATGAGTATAGACATATTATCTGTTATAGTAGGTATAAGATAGACATAAAATTCAGTGATTTCAGGAGTGATGAGATAGAgatttgaagatatggagaaaGAAGACATACCGGGATATGGGGCTGCTTTAGCTTGCcacttattttattaaaattgtcATATCAAGCTAATAAAAGAAACTTGGGTTATTTCATGCCAATCAATAGACTGAGTTGTATCTATATGCCAATTTCTCTATATGAATGACAGGGTGACACCAAATGGATCTCTTCATGAATGACAGGATCATAACTCTACAAGAATGCTCTAAGCCTGCTGCCAACTTTCTCACAATCATagccaaacaaacaaaaattaaagctTCACAGTATATTTTGGaacctcaaaattttcaaaataagcattGAAAACCTGTAAAATGTGCACATTTGCATATCTTTCCCCCACTTTTGAACACCAGCTCCCGTTTGGCCACAagtgtttttcattttttttccaaaatatttcgAAAACatcattttattataaaatgTGACCAGTTTTTAGACAGTTATTGAAGATGAATTTTCCAGGTTTCCAAAGGTGGTTTAGACTATAGTTTTTCTGTTTTTGTGATTTTGAAGTAAACTCtcaaaacttcaacttcttttcaagtaaaatgcatgtccaaacacaatttcaactgccaaaaatcattttcatctccactctttttttcaagtttcaacccATCTATGTCCAAATGTTAAGCTTAGTTTCATTATAGAAACAGTACACTCTTGCATCGATAAACACATTCGAAAATCGGATCTAAACTCTACAAGTTTACAAAAACTACTAAGTTTCTAGTCCACAAAAGTAGTCAACATCACTAAGGCAAAGCCTAGAGTGGCTTTGCTCCTCCATTTTCTTGACCAAAGTTTACTGGAGCAGAGGAACCACTCTTCTTCCTCGAATGGCTCGACTGCCCTGTAAAGGTCCTTCCCATAAACTTTCCGGCTTTGCTTAGACCACTGCCAACAGCTCCAAGGCCACTTCCTACTATCCCTGCACCGGCACCTAGTCCAGTTCCGACAAGACCTACTCCTGCACCAAGGCCGGTCCCCACCATGCCAACACCTGAACCGACGAGTGATGATACCCCGTCAAGGGAATCCATAGTGCTGCCGATTAACCCTTCTGCCTTTagcctctttctttcttctataaTCTTCTTCTCTGCCTCCAGAGCAGCTAACTGCTCTTCTTTGTTAAACTCATGATACAACACCTGCGATTTTTGGCATCACAAAggggataattacatttttggtccgctcaaaaaaataatagctAGCAAATGTGTATTAatataatacacataatcagTGTATAAGGTTGTATTTTGGCTAGCGCTCGTAATTCATTACGGCCGATGGGCAAAGAATTAACAAATCCCATCAATAAGCTTCAATATAGAAGGAATTTTACTGGATATTCAACGAGACAAAAATGTAAAACAAATTTTCACATATAGAAGGAATTAATAGAAAATCATAAGCAGCAATAGGACTACAGTGAAACTTCTATAACACGATAGTGGACTCCGTTATGTACCTTCACTGTGATAGTTCCTCTATCTTTCTTGTCTTTGACTTTGAGCATGTCAAGTTTCGGCAGTAACCTTAATTCAATTTCTTTCGGAGTCTCCGCAACCAGCTCATTGAGGGGCAACTTTGTAACACCTATTCGTTTATCTTGTCCAACATCTTTATCAAATACCTGTCCAAAGTGATCATGAAGTA contains these protein-coding regions:
- the LOC132068550 gene encoding histone deacetylase complex subunit SAP18, translating into MADVQRRGRPLPPPPPRGGPPPQRIPPRLQPVDREKTCPLLLRVFTKVGGHHNDNEFAVRGKEPKDEVQIYTWMDATLRELTDLVKEVAPEARRRDATLSFAFVYPDKRGRFVVREVGRTFSYPNMRRPDSGSKSLSELKFQIGDYLDVAILFQ